GGCTTCGGGTTGCGGCCGCTCAGCGCGGCGGCGCCGGAAGGCGATATCGAGTTGCTGGAAATTGTTTTTAATTTAAAAGCCGTAGCCAATCGCCAAACGCAGGCCTCCGTTCAGTGCGAGTACAAACCGCTCAATCAATTCGCCAAGCTAAAAAACTTGATGTTCCTGCGCCGGCATTATATGCAGCGCTTGGCAGCCAGTCTCGAAGCGCTGGGGCGAATCGTCACGGAACCAACGGTATAAATCCATCAGAAAACAATTTTGCCGTTTTGCCCTTCAAAATCTTATTGACTTCCTGCTGGCGATTTTTTTATTTTGGTGCTTGCTTCTACGAATAAGAAAGCGTAAATTTCAAAAAGAGTAACATGGTGCGTGTGTTCATAGAAAAACAATGGCTTTAAAGGGGAACGGCAAACCATCATGGCAAAGAAAACTTCGACTGCGAAGAGCTACTTGGTCTTCATCAGTCATTCGTCAAAGGACCGATGGATTGCAAAACAGATGGCCAATCTCATTGAGACGCGAGGTCGCAAGCATGGAGTCAAAGCATTTCTTGATGAAAAAGACATAGAAGGCGGACAATCGATACCTGAAGAGATTAAGAGAAATATTAAAGCATGTGATGAGTTTGTGGTTCTTCTTAGTCAAGATTCAATTAACCGTCCATGGGTACTGGTCGAGACGGGTGGAGCGTGGTTACTCGACAAATACATTATTGTCATTACTCACAAAGTGACGCCAAAGGAGATGCCAGAAGTGACAGCTCAATATAGGGCCATAGATCTCAACGATTTTGATCATTATCTTGAGCAACTTCTTAAGCGGGCAAAAGGAGTTTTAAAATGAACACGATTAAACAAAAACAAAGGCAGCAGCAACGGAAGCTGCGTGTTTTTCTCAGCTATGCTGCTGCAGATGGCGCCTACGCGCATCAACTGCATCACATTTTATCACAACGGCTCAATCTTCAGATTTTTACTGATCGAGCGTTGAGCGCCGGTGAGGATTGGAAATCGAAACTCAAGGCCGAACTTGCCCAATGTGACATCTTTGTCGTGCTCTTATCACCGAATTCCGTTCAGTCGGCATGGGTATTACAGGAGTTAGGCGCGGCCTGGATGCTTGAAAAGCCAATTCTTCCCGTTGTCACACATCCACAAGTCCTCAATAAGATTCCCGTGGAGTTAAGCAATGTTCATTTAATAGAGGTCAAGGATCTTGAATATCCGGAAATTATAAATAAAATTTTTGACTCTGTTGAAGCGCAGGCTACAAATGGCAGCTTCGTATAGAAGCGGTTAAAAAGTCTTGGATGATGCAAACAAGATTTAAAGCAGTTTTGAAACGAGAAAGCCGAATATGAGCTCGCGAACTCAAAAACTCGGCGTTGTTTTTTTATATGTGTTGTTTGTTTGTTTTTTTGCTGATGGGATTCAACTTCATGCCCAAATCACCGTCTCCGTCAACCCCGCCAACAAGCAGGATGCCCGCGTTCTGCTCACCAATCCCGCCGCCGCGGCCGTGACCGAGTCGCGTGTTTATCTCGGCTACAAGCTGATTTATCCGGGCGCCATTCCCAGCAACACCTTCGCGCTGAAGGCCTCGTTCTTCAATCTTTCTCTCCCTCACGTTGGCCACGACGCCATTGCCACCGGTTTGCATGGCCGTTATTTTACAACCCCGCTTTTTCAAGAAGGACGATTCGGCGGCAGCATCGCCCGCGAATTGAATGAACGCGTGGCAGTCGGCCTCGATCTGTCGCTGCTGTTTAAAAGCTATGCCACAGAAAATTTTGATTTGGTCGATCCGGATGATCCGGTTTTTCGCGGCGGGAGTTCGGTTGTCGTGTTCGATGCCGGGCTCGGTTTGCTCGTGCAATTAAACGATAAATTGGCTTTTGCCGCTTCAGCTTCTCATCTCACCCAACCGAATGTCGCGCTCGGAGATGCCGATTCGAACCTGCCTCTGGAAGCATTATTCGGCTTGAGCTTCGCGCGGAATTTTTTGCGTTTCGATCTCGGTGCGCATTTGTGGCAAAAACAACTCTACCCGCTCGCCGGCGCGGAAATTTTCTCCGCCCGCAGCGGCCGCTTTCGCCTCGGCTACGGACTCGACAACGTCGCATTTGACGGCCAGCTTTTGCTGCGCGGCAGCGCCTCGTTGTTTTACAGCTTCAATTTGCCCACCAGCGATCTCGGCTTGATCAGCGCCGGGTCGCATGAAATTGGGTTTGTTTACACTTTCTCGCCGCGAAGCCAATAGGCATTTTTCGTAAAACTTTTTCATTTTGGCAAAACTCGAGGTTGCTTTTTGGCTGGAATTTGGTTAGTTTCACCATCAACAATTACGGGAATGAACTCACATGGCAAACCATATTGCAGAAGCGACTGTCACCATTGGTGTAAAAGATTTGGAGCGGCTCATTCGTCATGCCGTGCGTGATGAAATCGCCAGGATTGTGCGAAAACAACCGGCTATTTTTTATATCGAGCCGAAAACTCCGCTTTATGAAGATATGAAGGAAATCACGCGGATGAAGAGACAGGGCAAAATCAAACTTTATTCGCGACAGGAGGCGTTCGGTGGTTGAGGGGACATTTGCCTATCAAGAAGCCCACCTCAAAGTCTTCATCAAAAACTACGGAAAGTTCAAAAGCCTGCAATCGCGCAACGCTACGCTTTTGGTTCAGGCGCTCAAGCGCGTAGCCTGGCTGGACATCCTCCTCAACGGCCGCTTCGACGCCATTCCGAAGGTATGCGCTATCTAAAATAAGTCAAATCACCGACCGGACGCTCGGAGCGCCCGGTTGGTATGCGCTATTTGCACGCTCAATTCTTACGCAGTCACGTTTTACGCTTTATTCCCGGCTCCACCTCGGCACCCGCCCCGGCGTCCACGGCGCGCCGATTTGCTCCAATTTCGCTTCGAACTTGGCGAGATCGACTTCGATCAGCACACGCAAACTTTCCAGTACCGTAGAAAATTCTTCGGCGGCGATTTGATAGCCGTCTTGAAAAGTTTGCGTCACCACGGAAGTCGACGTCCAATGCCCGCCGACAATGTCCTGCACGCGGTCGATGATCGCGGGCGGCGACGGCTCGTTGTAGCGTTGAATCAAGCGGTCGCCGGAGAGCTTTGTTTGTAAATCTTTCAAACGATTTTCAAGCGTACGAAGCTCGGCCACCAACGCTGGATCGGCTTCAGGGGTATTTTGCAGCGCGCGTTTGATGAAATCAAAACGGCGTTGGGTTTCCGAAACAACTTGCCCGGCGCCCAAGACCGCACGCTGCAATCTCGCGGTCTTGCGTTGAAAGGCGAGCAGGCCTTTGCGATCTTCGGCGGGCAGCGAAGCGATTCCCAACGGCACGGTTTCAAATGGCTGCGGCGCGCCAAGTTGGGTTTCGACGCCGTCAACACGTTTGGATAACGTCACGGTGTAATTTCCCGGCACCACCATCGGGCCAACCGGCGGATCGATGAACGGATTATCCGGCGGCGGCTCGAGGCTCGTGGGATTCGCCGGTGGAAAACGCAAGTCCCACGCCACGCGCTGGATGCCCGCCGAAGTGCCGCCATTCAAGCGCCGCACGACGTTGCCTTCCTCGTCTTTGATGGTGAGAATGACCGCCGGTTTCTCTTCACGTTCTTCGGCGCGCAATTCCTCCCACTTCGGATACGGCGGCACGCCACCCTGCTCTTCGATTTTTTTCTCATTTTCTTGACGCTTTTGCCGCCGCGTTTTCAATTCTTCCTTGAGATAATACGTGAACACCGCGCCGAACGGTGGATTTGGCGCGGTGAAATACGAGTCGCCCTGAAACGCCTTGCCGCGCAAACCGAGCGGCGCACTTTCCATGTACATCCACGCTTTCTTCACCGGAAAAAGATTGGCTTCGCCTTCCAACAATGTCGGCGTAATGTGCCGCAAGGGCGAGTAATCATCGAGAATGTAAAAACCACGGCCAAAGGTGGCGAGCGCCAGATCATTCTCGCGCTTCTGAATCGCCAAATCACGCACCGCAATAATCGGCATGCCGCCTTTGAGTTGAATCCATTTTTTGCCGCCGTCAATGGTGAAAAACACACCGAACTCCGTGCCGGCAAACAAAAGATCAGGCTTGACGTGATCCTCGGCCAACGCGTACACCGAGCCCCGCTCCGGCAGATTGCCGGCTATCGATTCCCAGGTCTTGCCGCGATCTTTGCTCTTCAACACATACGGCTTGAAATCACCGTTCTTGTGATTATCAAACGCGGCATAAACCGTGTTCACCTCATGCTGCGAAGCCTCGAGGCGGCTGACATAGGTCATCTCCGGCACGCCGGGAAACTTGTCAAACTTTTGCCAGGTCGCGCCGCCATCGCCGGTGACTTGAATCAGCCCGTCATCGGTGCCGGCATAGATCAACCCTTCTTGCAACGGCGATTCGCTGAGCGAAACAATGTTGCCAAAAAACGAGGTTGAGGCGTTTTTCGCCACCGCATCAATGCGTTGAATTTTGCCCATCACTTTGAGCTGATTGCGGTCAAGGCGGCGCGTGAGATCGGGGCTGATGGGCCGCCAGGAATTGCCGCGATCATCGCTGCGGAAAATCCTGTTGGCGGCAAAATACAGGCGCGTGTGCGAATGGGGGCTGATGAGCAGCGCCGAGTCCCAATTCCAACGCAGTGCTTCCTCACCCTTGCCGGGCTGCGGCTGAATGAGAATACGCTCGCCGCTCTTTTTATCAAAACGCACCAACACGCCGTATTGAAGCTGCGAATAAACGATATTCGGATCCTGCGGATCGATCTGCGTTTTGAAGCCATCGCCACCGAGGGTGACGAACCAATCGGCGTTGGTAATGCCGTGCATCGTGATCGTGCGTGACGGCCCGCCGAGCGAAAAATTATCCTGTGTGCCACCGTAAACATTGTAAAATGGAAAAGCGTTGTCAACGCTGACGCGATAAAACTGCGTCACCGGCAGATTGGCTTTAAAGTGCCAGGTCGCGCCGCGATCGAAGCTCTCGTAAACGCCGCCATCACAGCCGGCCAAAAGATAGTCGGTGTCGTTCGGATCGATCCACAACGCGTGGTTGTCAACGTGCTTGTATTTCTCGCCGACTTGCCGGAATGTTTTGCCGCCGTCCTCGGTGACCATCATCCACGTGTCCAGCGAATAAACGCGGCCAACTTCTTTGGGATCGCAAACGATTTCCTGATAATACTGCGGGCTACCGCTGACGTAACGGCTGCGCTTTTCCCAATTCTCGCCAATATCAACGGAGCGAAAAAAACCACTTGAATCATTTGCGGCTTCGATGATGGCGTAAACGTAATTGGGATTCGCCGGCGAGATGGCCAGGCCGATGCGACCAAGCTCTTCATTCGGCAAACCGTTTTTGATTTGCCGCCACGTTGCCCCCGCGTCAGTGGATTTGTAAATTCCCGATTCCGGCCCGCCGTCGATGAGCGTCCACACGTGACGACGGCGCTGATATGAGGCGGCGATGAGTACGTCGGGATTGCGCGGATCGTAAACGAGATCGGTGACGCCGGTTTTGTCGCTGACGTGCAGAATGCGATTCCACGTTTGCCCGCCATCGGTGGTTTTGTAAAGCCCGCGATCGCCGCCGTCGTTCCACAACGGCCCCTGCGCGGCGACGTACACGACGTTCGAGTTGCGCGGATCGATGACAATTTTGCCAATGTGTTCGGAATTTTTGAGGCCGACGTTCTTCCACGTCTTGCCGCCGTCGAGCGATTTATAAACGCCGTCGCCGTAGGAAACGCTGCGCTGGCTGTTGTTTTCGCCGGTGCCGACCCAAACCACGAGTGGGTTATTAGGATCAATCGTCACGCAGCCGATGGAATATGAGCCTTGCTGGTCGAACACCGGCTGCCAAGTGGTGCCGGAGTTTATTGTTTTCCACACGCCGCCCGAGGCGACCGCCACAAAATAGATGCTGCGATTGTGCGGATGCACCG
The sequence above is drawn from the candidate division KSB1 bacterium genome and encodes:
- a CDS encoding SRPBCC family protein, yielding MTVLSIEKILQQPREILWRLASQLGQAPRWIDGLEKVEHLSGPAADIGGVWRVHLRWEASYQIVDLEITEWREGEGFGLRPLSAAAPEGDIELLEIVFNLKAVANRQTQASVQCEYKPLNQFAKLKNLMFLRRHYMQRLAASLEALGRIVTEPTV
- a CDS encoding toll/interleukin-1 receptor domain-containing protein codes for the protein MAKKTSTAKSYLVFISHSSKDRWIAKQMANLIETRGRKHGVKAFLDEKDIEGGQSIPEEIKRNIKACDEFVVLLSQDSINRPWVLVETGGAWLLDKYIIVITHKVTPKEMPEVTAQYRAIDLNDFDHYLEQLLKRAKGVLK
- a CDS encoding toll/interleukin-1 receptor domain-containing protein, translated to MNTIKQKQRQQQRKLRVFLSYAAADGAYAHQLHHILSQRLNLQIFTDRALSAGEDWKSKLKAELAQCDIFVVLLSPNSVQSAWVLQELGAAWMLEKPILPVVTHPQVLNKIPVELSNVHLIEVKDLEYPEIINKIFDSVEAQATNGSFV
- a CDS encoding type IX secretion system membrane protein PorP/SprF is translated as MSSRTQKLGVVFLYVLFVCFFADGIQLHAQITVSVNPANKQDARVLLTNPAAAAVTESRVYLGYKLIYPGAIPSNTFALKASFFNLSLPHVGHDAIATGLHGRYFTTPLFQEGRFGGSIARELNERVAVGLDLSLLFKSYATENFDLVDPDDPVFRGGSSVVVFDAGLGLLVQLNDKLAFAASASHLTQPNVALGDADSNLPLEALFGLSFARNFLRFDLGAHLWQKQLYPLAGAEIFSARSGRFRLGYGLDNVAFDGQLLLRGSASLFYSFNLPTSDLGLISAGSHEIGFVYTFSPRSQ
- a CDS encoding glycosyl hydrolase, with translation MKMFKLALILFIFTLSSSFAQQIKTTTPAAAKDEGPLSSKTFTGLKLRGIGPAFTSGRIGDIAVHPHNRSIYFVAVASGGVWKTINSGTTWQPVFDQQGSYSIGCVTIDPNNPLVVWVGTGENNSQRSVSYGDGVYKSLDGGKTWKNVGLKNSEHIGKIVIDPRNSNVVYVAAQGPLWNDGGDRGLYKTTDGGQTWNRILHVSDKTGVTDLVYDPRNPDVLIAASYQRRRHVWTLIDGGPESGIYKSTDAGATWRQIKNGLPNEELGRIGLAISPANPNYVYAIIEAANDSSGFFRSVDIGENWEKRSRYVSGSPQYYQEIVCDPKEVGRVYSLDTWMMVTEDGGKTFRQVGEKYKHVDNHALWIDPNDTDYLLAGCDGGVYESFDRGATWHFKANLPVTQFYRVSVDNAFPFYNVYGGTQDNFSLGGPSRTITMHGITNADWFVTLGGDGFKTQIDPQDPNIVYSQLQYGVLVRFDKKSGERILIQPQPGKGEEALRWNWDSALLISPHSHTRLYFAANRIFRSDDRGNSWRPISPDLTRRLDRNQLKVMGKIQRIDAVAKNASTSFFGNIVSLSESPLQEGLIYAGTDDGLIQVTGDGGATWQKFDKFPGVPEMTYVSRLEASQHEVNTVYAAFDNHKNGDFKPYVLKSKDRGKTWESIAGNLPERGSVYALAEDHVKPDLLFAGTEFGVFFTIDGGKKWIQLKGGMPIIAVRDLAIQKRENDLALATFGRGFYILDDYSPLRHITPTLLEGEANLFPVKKAWMYMESAPLGLRGKAFQGDSYFTAPNPPFGAVFTYYLKEELKTRRQKRQENEKKIEEQGGVPPYPKWEELRAEEREEKPAVILTIKDEEGNVVRRLNGGTSAGIQRVAWDLRFPPANPTSLEPPPDNPFIDPPVGPMVVPGNYTVTLSKRVDGVETQLGAPQPFETVPLGIASLPAEDRKGLLAFQRKTARLQRAVLGAGQVVSETQRRFDFIKRALQNTPEADPALVAELRTLENRLKDLQTKLSGDRLIQRYNEPSPPAIIDRVQDIVGGHWTSTSVVTQTFQDGYQIAAEEFSTVLESLRVLIEVDLAKFEAKLEQIGAPWTPGRVPRWSRE